The following proteins are encoded in a genomic region of Nicotiana sylvestris chromosome 4, ASM39365v2, whole genome shotgun sequence:
- the LOC104217098 gene encoding 1-aminocyclopropane-1-carboxylate oxidase homolog 1-like: MADYDRAKELKAFDDKKTGVKGLVDAGIVHIPEFFVTTAIENEFNAKNLDLCFNVQIPIIDFKNIEENDFQRRKIVEQIREACETWGFFQVLNHGIPQHVMDEMIEGVKRFNEQSNEKKEFYSRDNLKKVKFNSNFDLYQSKAANWRDTLGCIMAPNPPRSDELPDACRKELLEYSEHVRELGITIFELLAEALGLKPNHLLEMECAKGHFILSHYYPPCPEPNKTLGITKHTDPDFFTILLQDHIGGLQIYHQNQWIDIHPVTGALVINLGDLLQLLSNDKFKSAEHRVLSKHIGPRISVACFFTTQFQPFDRLYGPIKELLSDENPPKYKETTVRDYVSYYNSKGLGARPSLLHLRL, encoded by the exons ATGGCCGACTATGACAGAGCAAAAGAGCTCAAGGCTTTCGACGACAAAAAAACCGGAGTAAAAGGACTTGTTGATGCTGGAATTGTTCATATTCCCGAATTCTTCGTCACAACAGCAATAGAAAATGAATTCAATGCTAAAAATCTTGATTTGTGCTTTAACGTTCAAATTCCGATTATAGATTTCAAGAACATAGAGGAAAATGATTTTCAACGTAGAAAAATCGTTGAGCAAATTAGAGAGGCATGTGAGACTTGGGGTTTTTTTCAAGTTTTAAACCATGGTATACCTCAACATGTTATGGATGAGATGATCGAAGGAGTTAAAAGATTTAACGAGCAATCAAATGAGAAAAAGGAGTTTTATTCTAGGGATAATTTGAAGAAGGTGAAGTTTAATAGTAATTTTGATCTTTATCAGTCTAAGGCTGCAAATTGGAGGGATACACTAGGTTGTATCATGGCTCCTAATCCTCCTCGTAGTGATGAATTACCAGATGCGTGCAG GAAGGAATTACTTGAATATTCTGAGCATGTTAGAGAGTTGGGAATTACAATATTTGAGTTACTAGCAGAGGCACTTGGGCTGAAGCCAAATCACTTGTTGGAAATGGAGTGTGCAAAAGGGCATTTCATTCTTAGTCATTACTATCCACCTTGTCCTGAGCCAAACAAGACTCTTGGAATTACAAAGCATACTGATCCAGATTTCTTCACCATTCTTCTACAAGATCACATTGGTGGCCTTCAAATTTATCACCAAAATCAATGGATTGATATTCATCCGGTGACCGGCGCTCTAGTCATCAATCTTGGAGACCTTTTGCAG CTTCTCTCAAATGACAAGTTCAAAAGTGCTGAGCACAGAGTATTGTCAAAACATATTGGGCCAAGAATTTCAGTTGCATGTTTTTTCACAACTCAATTTCAGCCATTTGACAGACTCTATGGACCAATAAAGGAATTGTTGTCGGATGAAAATCCTCCTAAGTACAAGGAAACAACAGTGAGAGATTATGTATCCTACTACAACTCCAAAGGACTTGGAGCTCGGCCTTCACTTCTCCATTTAAGACTCTAG
- the LOC138889282 gene encoding uncharacterized protein: MNTVSLELVNGIVYASNAHEVWIDLQDRFDKINGSRIYNLQREIATVSRGTSSISAYHSRLKLLWDEYSALIPTLLVILETREFITHLEQQKFFQFLMELSNSFSAIRSQMLLISPSPIVSRAYAVLIDEENQRKVHMTNIPLNEVNDSTALMSSRDNSQKFKKYGNLYCEYCRTKGHTKDTCYKLVGYPPGFKGKKKQEYRQANAAIGDVFHTKDDVIQATTTANSNVARQGMHNYFIDEQYNQIIKLLNQDNGEEFAANMAGPMHWKSEGDW, translated from the exons ATGAACACTGTCTCGCTAGAGTTGGTGAACGGAATAGTATATGCCAGCAATGCTCATGAAGTTTGGATTGATTTGCAGGATCGTTTTGACAAGATCAATGGATCAAGGATCTATAATCTTCAACGAGAAATTGCTACAGTCTCTCGAGGTACTTCCAGTATCTCTGCTTATCATTCTAGACTTAAGCTGTTGTGGGATGAGTATAGTGCACTTATTCCAACTCTGCTTGTGATTCTTGAAACAAGAGAATTCATAACACATCTAGAACAACAgaaattttttcaatttttgatggAATTAAGCAATAGCTTTAGTGCCATTAGAAGTCAGATGCTGCTCATATCACCATCACCAATTGTGAGTCGTGCTTATGCTGTGTTGATTGATGAAGAGAATCAAAGGAAGGTCCATATGACTAATATACCTCTAAATGAGGTGAATGATTCTACTGCTTTAATGAGTTCAAGAGATAATTCACAGAAGTTCAAAAAGTATGGAAATCTATATTGTGAGTATTGCAGAACCAAGGGTCACACTAAAGATACTTGTTACAAATTGGTGGGCTATCCACCTGGTTTCAAGGGAAAGAAGAAGCAAGAGTATCGACAAGCTAATGCAGCCATAGGTGATGTATTTCATACCAAGGATGATGTGATCCAAGCCACCACAACTGCAAATTCTAATGTGGCAAGACAAGGAATGCATAACTATTTTATTGACGAGCAGTACAACCAGATAATAAAGCTATTGAATCAGGACAATGGAGAAGAATTTGCAGCTAATATGGCAG GACCTATGCACTGGAAAAGTGAGGGGGATTGGTAA